ACGCCGCCCAATTTACGGATCGTTTTGGCAGCCTTTTCGATTTCCTCGCTGGCGCTGCGGCCCTTAATTGCGACAACCTCACCGTGTCCGGCGAGAAGGGGGATGGTCAGCCCGGCCAAGTTACTCAGGGCAGATACTGCCCGGGCAGTCACAACATCGGCTTCCACCTGACCCACTGCGAGCTCGGCGCGGGTGCGCATCACCGTGACATTGTCCAGTCCGAGGTCATCCACCACTTCCTGGAGCCAGATTACCCTGCGCTCCAGCGGCTCAATCAGGGTCACCTCAAGATCCGGACGAGCGATGGCCAGGCAGAGGCCGGGGAGTCCGGCGCCGCTGCCGACGTCGGCCACGTGGCTGCCTTGGGCAATCTCGCTTTCGATGACTGCGCAGTTGAGGACATGGCGGCTCCAGAGCCGGGGAATCTCCCGTGGGCCAATAAGGCCGCGCTCTGTGCCGGAGGTAGCCAGATGTTCAACGTAGCGCTTGGCCAGCTCAAGCCGATCGCCAAAAATCTTCTCAGCGGCCAGCAGCTCAGCTGCCGTGATGTCAACCA
The window above is part of the Pseudarthrobacter sp. NS4 genome. Proteins encoded here:
- the rsmG gene encoding 16S rRNA (guanine(527)-N(7))-methyltransferase RsmG; translated protein: MVDITAAELLAAEKIFGDRLELAKRYVEHLATSGTERGLIGPREIPRLWSRHVLNCAVIESEIAQGSHVADVGSGAGLPGLCLAIARPDLEVTLIEPLERRVIWLQEVVDDLGLDNVTVMRTRAELAVGQVEADVVTARAVSALSNLAGLTIPLLAGHGEVVAIKGRSASEEIEKAAKTIRKLGGVQTSVLTVGDNLLEEPTTVVRIVVNKSQKKP